The proteins below come from a single Chelmon rostratus isolate fCheRos1 chromosome 12, fCheRos1.pri, whole genome shotgun sequence genomic window:
- the vps4b gene encoding vacuolar protein sorting-associated protein 4B isoform X2: protein MATNNNLQKAIDLASKAAQEDKAQNYEEALRLYQSAVQYFLHVVKYEAQGDKARQSIRAKCAEYLDRAEKLKEYLKKKEKAPPAKPVKESQSDDKGNESDEGDNPEKKKFQNQLLGAIVMEKPKIKWSDVAGLEGAKEALKEAVILPIKFPHLFTGKRTPWRGILLFGPPGTGKSYLAKAVATEANNSTFFSISSSDLVSKWLGESEKLVKNLFSLAREHKPSIIFIDEIDSLCGSRSENESEAARRIKTEFLVQMQGVGNDNEGVLVLGATNIPWTLDSAIRRRFEKRIYIPLPEAHARSSMFKLHLGSTPNSLSESDFVTLGKKTDGYSGADISIIVRDALMQPVRKVQSATHFKRVRGPSRDDPNSIVDDLLTPCSPGDPNAIEMTWMEVPGEKLLEPIVCMPDMLRSLAHTKPTVNEQDLDKLKKFTEDFGQEG from the exons ATGGCTACCAACAATAATTTACAG AAAGCCATTGATCTTGCCAGCAAGGCGGCTCAGGAGGATAAAGCTCAGAACTATGAGGAGGCTCTGCGTCTGTACCAGTCTGCAGTTCAGTACTTCCTCCATGTGGTGAAAT ATGAAGCCCAGGGTGACAAAGCCAGACAGAGCATCCGGGCAAAATGTGCTGAATACTTGGACAGAGCAGAAAAGTTGAAGGAGTATctaaagaagaaagagaaagctcCTCCTGCGAAGCCTGTCAAAGAGTCACAGTCTGACGACAAAGG GAATGAGAGCGATGAAGGTGATAatccagagaaaaagaaattccAGAATCAACTCTTAG GTGCAATTGTTATGGAGAAACCAAAGATCAAATGGAGTGATGTGGCTGGTTTAGAGGGAGCCAAGGAGGCACTGAAAGAAGCTGTTATTCTTCCAATCAAATTCCCCCACCTTTTCACAg GAAAGAGAACTCCATGGAGAGGGATCTTGCTCTTTGGACCACCAGGTACAGGAAAGTCCTATCTGGCCAAAGCTGTTGCCACAGAGGCAAACAACTCAACCTTCTTCTCTATCTCCTCGTCTGACCTTGTCTCCAAATGGCTGGGAGAGAGTGAAAA GTTGGTGAAGAATCTTTTTAGCCTTGCAAGGGAGCACAAGCCTtccatcatcttcattgatgAGATCGACTCTCTGTGTGGGTCAAGAAGTGAGAACGAGAGTGAGGCTGCTCGCCGTATTAAGACAGAGTTCCTGGTTCAGATGCAGG gtgtgGGGAATGACAATGAGGGGGTGCTGGTACTTGGGGCAACAAACATCCCATGGACCCTAGACTCAGCCATCAGAAGACG ATTTGAGAAGAGGATCTACATCCCACTGCCTGAGGCGCATGCCCGTTCCTCCATGTTCAAGCTCCATCTGGGCTCAACCCCCAACAGTCTTTCCGAGTCTGACTTTGTCACTCTGGGCAAGAAGACAGATGGATACTCGGGAGCAGATATAAGTATCATTGTCAGAGACGCTCTAATGCAGCCTGTTCGAAAGGTCCAGTCAGCAACCCACTTCAAACGG GTCCGAGGTCCATCAAGAGATGACCCAAACAGTATTGTAGATGACCTCTTAACTCCTTGCTCACCTGGCGATCCCAACGCAATTGAAATGACATGGATGGAGGTTCCTGGGGAGAAGCTACTGGAGCCTATTGTATGCATG cctGACATGTTGAGGTCTCTGGCCCACACAAAGCCAACAGTCAATGAACAAGATctggacaaactgaaaaaatTCACAGAGGACTTTGGACAGGAAGGCTAG
- the kdsr gene encoding 3-ketodihydrosphingosine reductase, whose protein sequence is MSSEEGLSSTVTDWLFINSWWLLLPFIMLLVVAAFIVAFVLLLYMISPLISPKPLKLNGAHVVVTGGSSGIGKCIAMECYRQGAFITLVARDEAKLLQAKKEVEKFAINDKQVVLCISVDVSSDYGQVESVIKQAQEKLGPVDMLVNCAGTSISGKFEDVEVDRFKKLMEVNYLGSVYPTRAVITTMKERRMGRIMFVSSQAGQIGLFGYTAYSPSKFALRGLAESLQMEIKPYNIYVTVAYPPDTDTPGLAEENKTKPLETKLISETSGVCQPDQVAKIIVRDAVQGNFNSSVGPDGYMLSALTCGMSPVTSITEGLQQIVTMGLFRTIALFYLGSFDSIVRRCMIQREQSKAADKRE, encoded by the exons ATGTCCTCTGAAGAAGGGTTGAGCTCAACGGTCACGGATTGGCTTTTCATTAATTCCTGGTGGCTCCTTCTGCCATTCATAATGCTTCTTGTAGTTGCAGCtttcattgttgcttttgtgtTACTGCTATACATGATATCGCCTCTTATTAGCCCCAAACCTTTGAAACTGAACGGGGCCCACGTCGTG GTGACAGGAGGCTCAAGTGGGATTGGCAAATGCATTGCAATGGAGTGCTACAGGCAAGGAGCATTCATCACTTTGGTGGCACGGGATGAG GCTAAATTGCTTCAAGCAAAGAAAGAGGTGGAGAAATTTGCTATCAATGACAAGCAG GTGGTGCTTTGCATATCAGTGGATGTTTCCAGTGATTATGGCCAGGTGGAAAGTGTGATAAAACAG GCTCAAGAGAAGCTTGGGCCTGTTGATATGTTGGTGAACTGCGCTGGAACATCCATTTCTGGGAAGTTTGAGGATGTGGAAGTGGACCGATTTAAA AAACTAATGGAAGTGAACTACCTGGGCAGCGTTTACCCGACACGGGCCGTCATAACCACCATGAAGGAGCGAAGAATGGGCCGCATCATGTTTGTGTCCTCCCAAGCAGGCCAGATCGGCCTGTTTGGATACACTGCCTACTCCCCATCCAAGTTTGCCCTGCGTGGCTTAGCAGAGTCGCTGCAGATGGAG ATAAAGCCATATAATATCTACGTGACTGTGGCCTACCCTCCTGACACAGACACTCCAGGATTggcagaggaaaataaaacaaag CCTCTAGAGACCAAATTAATCTCTGAAACCTCTGGAGTTTGCCAACCAGACCAAGTGGCCAAAATCATTGTTCGGGATGCAGTG CAGGGGAACTTCAACAGCTCTGTGGGGCCTGATGGTTACATGCTGTCAGCCCTCACCTGTGGAATGTCACCTGTCACCTCCATCACAGAGGGTCTCCAGCAG ATCGTTACCATGGGATTATTTCGGACCATCGCCCTCTTCTACCTGGGGAGTTTTGACAGCATTGTGCGTCGCTGCATGATTCAGAGGGAGCAGTCGAAAGCGGCTGACAAGAGGGAGTAA
- the vps4b gene encoding vacuolar protein sorting-associated protein 4B isoform X1 — protein MEPTNLQKAIAVAQKASQEDQEGNYEEAIRSYQHAVKYFLHILKREPQGKDGNQKIRDKCKLYLDRVEELQEYLVNKEKAIDLASKAAQEDKAQNYEEALRLYQSAVQYFLHVVKYEAQGDKARQSIRAKCAEYLDRAEKLKEYLKKKEKAPPAKPVKESQSDDKGNESDEGDNPEKKKFQNQLLGAIVMEKPKIKWSDVAGLEGAKEALKEAVILPIKFPHLFTGKRTPWRGILLFGPPGTGKSYLAKAVATEANNSTFFSISSSDLVSKWLGESEKLVKNLFSLAREHKPSIIFIDEIDSLCGSRSENESEAARRIKTEFLVQMQGVGNDNEGVLVLGATNIPWTLDSAIRRRFEKRIYIPLPEAHARSSMFKLHLGSTPNSLSESDFVTLGKKTDGYSGADISIIVRDALMQPVRKVQSATHFKRVRGPSRDDPNSIVDDLLTPCSPGDPNAIEMTWMEVPGEKLLEPIVCMPDMLRSLAHTKPTVNEQDLDKLKKFTEDFGQEG, from the exons ATGGAGCCGACGAATCTACAG AAAGCTATTGCCGTAGCACAGAAGGCCTCACAGGAAGACCAGGAGGGAAACTATGAGGAGGCCATCCGCTCATACCAACATGCTGTCAAGTactttctgcacattttaaaac GTGAACCCCAGGGTAAAGATGGCAACCAGAAGATCAGAGATAAATGTAAACTGTACCTGGACAGAGTGGAAGAACTACAGGAGTACCTAGTGAATAAAGAG AAAGCCATTGATCTTGCCAGCAAGGCGGCTCAGGAGGATAAAGCTCAGAACTATGAGGAGGCTCTGCGTCTGTACCAGTCTGCAGTTCAGTACTTCCTCCATGTGGTGAAAT ATGAAGCCCAGGGTGACAAAGCCAGACAGAGCATCCGGGCAAAATGTGCTGAATACTTGGACAGAGCAGAAAAGTTGAAGGAGTATctaaagaagaaagagaaagctcCTCCTGCGAAGCCTGTCAAAGAGTCACAGTCTGACGACAAAGG GAATGAGAGCGATGAAGGTGATAatccagagaaaaagaaattccAGAATCAACTCTTAG GTGCAATTGTTATGGAGAAACCAAAGATCAAATGGAGTGATGTGGCTGGTTTAGAGGGAGCCAAGGAGGCACTGAAAGAAGCTGTTATTCTTCCAATCAAATTCCCCCACCTTTTCACAg GAAAGAGAACTCCATGGAGAGGGATCTTGCTCTTTGGACCACCAGGTACAGGAAAGTCCTATCTGGCCAAAGCTGTTGCCACAGAGGCAAACAACTCAACCTTCTTCTCTATCTCCTCGTCTGACCTTGTCTCCAAATGGCTGGGAGAGAGTGAAAA GTTGGTGAAGAATCTTTTTAGCCTTGCAAGGGAGCACAAGCCTtccatcatcttcattgatgAGATCGACTCTCTGTGTGGGTCAAGAAGTGAGAACGAGAGTGAGGCTGCTCGCCGTATTAAGACAGAGTTCCTGGTTCAGATGCAGG gtgtgGGGAATGACAATGAGGGGGTGCTGGTACTTGGGGCAACAAACATCCCATGGACCCTAGACTCAGCCATCAGAAGACG ATTTGAGAAGAGGATCTACATCCCACTGCCTGAGGCGCATGCCCGTTCCTCCATGTTCAAGCTCCATCTGGGCTCAACCCCCAACAGTCTTTCCGAGTCTGACTTTGTCACTCTGGGCAAGAAGACAGATGGATACTCGGGAGCAGATATAAGTATCATTGTCAGAGACGCTCTAATGCAGCCTGTTCGAAAGGTCCAGTCAGCAACCCACTTCAAACGG GTCCGAGGTCCATCAAGAGATGACCCAAACAGTATTGTAGATGACCTCTTAACTCCTTGCTCACCTGGCGATCCCAACGCAATTGAAATGACATGGATGGAGGTTCCTGGGGAGAAGCTACTGGAGCCTATTGTATGCATG cctGACATGTTGAGGTCTCTGGCCCACACAAAGCCAACAGTCAATGAACAAGATctggacaaactgaaaaaatTCACAGAGGACTTTGGACAGGAAGGCTAG